A window from Pseudomonas sp. Tri1 encodes these proteins:
- the nrdR gene encoding transcriptional regulator NrdR has product MHCPFCGANDTKVIDSRLVAEGEQVRRRRECLACGERFTTFETAELVLPRLIKTDGSRQPFDEEKLRAGMQRALEKRPVSVERLEAALVHIKHKLRATGEREVKSLVVGELVMAELQKLDEVAYIRFASVYRRFQDLNEFREEIDRLAREPVKE; this is encoded by the coding sequence ATGCACTGTCCATTCTGCGGTGCCAACGACACCAAGGTCATCGACTCGCGACTGGTCGCCGAGGGCGAACAGGTCCGCCGCCGTCGCGAATGCCTGGCCTGCGGCGAACGTTTCACGACGTTCGAGACCGCTGAGCTGGTGTTGCCGCGCCTGATCAAAACCGACGGCAGTCGCCAGCCGTTCGACGAAGAAAAACTGCGCGCCGGCATGCAGCGCGCCCTGGAAAAACGCCCAGTGAGCGTCGAGCGCCTGGAAGCGGCGCTGGTGCACATCAAGCACAAGCTGCGGGCAACCGGCGAGCGCGAGGTCAAATCCCTGGTGGTCGGTGAGCTGGTGATGGCCGAGCTGCAAAAGCTCGACGAAGTCGCCTACATCCGTTTTGCCTCGGTGTACCGGCGCTTCCAGGACTTGAACGAGTTCCGCGAAGAAATCGACCGCCTGGCTCGCGAGCCGGTGAAAGAATGA
- a CDS encoding DUF3299 domain-containing protein produces MPRALLALLMMVALPLWAAEPRDLAWSEMIPPDAPPEVPNMTPLHDLSKMSDALAAESAPAAKQDLPNAPVVKALDGQQIRLPGYIVPLEVSEEGRTTDFLLVPYFGACIHVPPPPSNQIVHVKSEVGVKLDELYQPYWVEGPMQVKPSTSELADAGYQMEAQKIYVYELPE; encoded by the coding sequence ATGCCCCGCGCCCTGCTTGCGCTGTTGATGATGGTCGCCCTGCCGCTGTGGGCAGCCGAGCCGAGGGACCTGGCCTGGTCGGAAATGATCCCGCCGGATGCGCCGCCGGAAGTGCCGAACATGACCCCGCTGCATGACTTGTCGAAGATGAGCGACGCGTTGGCCGCCGAATCCGCCCCGGCGGCCAAGCAGGATTTGCCCAACGCCCCGGTGGTCAAGGCCCTCGACGGCCAGCAGATCCGCCTGCCGGGCTACATCGTGCCGCTGGAAGTCAGCGAAGAAGGCCGCACCACGGACTTTTTGCTGGTGCCCTACTTCGGCGCCTGCATCCACGTGCCGCCACCGCCGTCGAACCAGATCGTGCATGTGAAAAGCGAAGTCGGGGTCAAGCTCGATGAGCTGTACCAGCCCTACTGGGTTGAAGGGCCGATGCAGGTCAAGCCTTCCACCAGTGAACTGGCCGATGCCGGGTATCAAATGGAGGCGCAGAAGATTTATGTGTATGAGCTGCCGGAGTGA
- a CDS encoding sugar nucleotide-binding protein encodes MRMRLMLLGGGNALGQALIRLGAEEDIGFLAPRPPEDGWDAASLTQLLDDTRPDALINLAYYFDWFQAEAVSEQRLAGQERAVERLAELCQHHNIVLLQPSSYRVFDGSRATAYSEKDEPVPLGLRGQALWRIEQSVRATCPQHVLLRFGWLLDDSADGILGRFLARAEQPEELLLADDRRGNPTPVDDAARVIISVLKQLDCAAPLWGTYHYAGHEATTPLALGQAILTEARALHPLAIESPTAQAHAARPDAAEEPQHAVLACKKILHTFGIKPRAWRAALPGLLDRFYRHG; translated from the coding sequence ATGCGAATGCGCCTTATGTTACTGGGCGGCGGAAATGCCCTTGGGCAGGCGCTGATTCGCCTCGGTGCAGAAGAAGACATCGGTTTTCTTGCCCCCCGCCCACCCGAAGACGGTTGGGATGCCGCGAGCCTGACTCAGTTGCTCGACGACACCCGTCCGGACGCCTTGATCAACCTGGCGTACTACTTCGACTGGTTTCAGGCCGAGGCCGTCAGCGAGCAGCGCCTGGCCGGCCAGGAGCGCGCCGTCGAGCGCCTGGCCGAGCTGTGCCAGCATCACAATATCGTCTTGCTGCAACCGTCCAGCTACCGGGTGTTCGACGGTTCCCGCGCCACGGCCTATAGCGAAAAGGACGAGCCTGTACCCTTGGGCCTGCGTGGCCAGGCGTTGTGGCGAATCGAGCAAAGCGTGCGTGCCACCTGTCCGCAACATGTGTTGTTGCGTTTCGGCTGGCTGTTGGACGACAGCGCCGACGGCATCCTCGGACGTTTCCTGGCCCGGGCTGAACAGCCTGAGGAGTTGCTGCTGGCCGACGACCGTCGCGGCAATCCGACGCCCGTGGACGATGCGGCGCGGGTGATTATCTCGGTGCTCAAGCAACTCGATTGCGCGGCGCCGCTGTGGGGCACCTATCATTACGCCGGGCACGAGGCGACCACGCCGCTGGCGCTGGGCCAGGCGATCCTCACCGAAGCCCGCGCCCTGCATCCTTTGGCAATCGAGTCGCCCACCGCCCAAGCCCACGCCGCACGTCCGGACGCCGCGGAAGAACCACAGCACGCGGTACTGGCCTGCAAGAAAATTCTGCACACTTTCGGGATCAAGCCCCGCGCCTGGCGCGCGGCACTCCCGGGCTTACTGGATAGGTTTTATCGTCATGGCTGA
- the trxA gene encoding thioredoxin, protein MTQDTPYIFDATTADFDQSVIANSFHKPVLVDFWAEWCAPCKALMPMLQTIAESYQGELLLAKVNCDIEQDIVARFGIRSLPTVVLFKDGQPVDGFAGAQPESAVRTMLEPHVQMPPPAAADPFEQAQALFDDGRFADAEAVLKVLLGEDNTNAKALILYARCLTERGELDEAQTVLNAVKSDEHKAALAGAKAQIQFLGLAKHLPDAADLKARLAKDPQDDEAVYQLAIQQLARQQYEAALDALLKLFVRNRSYSEGLPHKTLLQVFELLGNDHPLVTTYRRKLFAALY, encoded by the coding sequence ATGACCCAGGACACCCCCTACATCTTCGACGCCACCACCGCCGATTTCGACCAGTCGGTGATCGCCAACTCTTTCCACAAACCGGTGCTGGTGGACTTCTGGGCCGAGTGGTGTGCACCGTGCAAGGCGCTGATGCCGATGCTGCAAACCATCGCCGAGAGCTACCAGGGTGAGCTGCTGCTGGCCAAGGTCAACTGCGACATCGAGCAAGACATCGTCGCCCGCTTCGGCATCCGCAGCCTGCCCACCGTGGTGCTGTTCAAGGACGGCCAGCCGGTCGACGGTTTTGCCGGAGCCCAGCCGGAATCGGCCGTGCGCACGATGCTCGAGCCCCATGTGCAGATGCCCCCTCCAGCCGCTGCCGATCCGTTCGAACAAGCCCAGGCGTTGTTCGACGACGGTCGTTTCGCCGACGCCGAAGCGGTGCTCAAGGTGCTGCTGGGTGAAGACAACACCAACGCCAAGGCCCTGATCCTGTATGCCCGCTGCCTGACCGAACGCGGCGAACTGGACGAAGCGCAGACAGTGCTCAATGCGGTGAAAAGCGACGAGCACAAGGCCGCCCTCGCCGGTGCCAAGGCGCAAATCCAGTTCCTCGGCCTGGCCAAGCACCTGCCGGACGCCGCCGACCTCAAGGCCCGCCTGGCCAAAGACCCGCAGGACGATGAAGCGGTGTATCAACTGGCGATCCAGCAACTGGCGCGCCAGCAGTACGAAGCGGCCCTCGACGCGTTGCTCAAGCTGTTCGTGCGTAACCGCAGCTACAGCGAAGGCCTGCCCCACAAGACCTTGCTGCAAGTGTTCGAATTGCTGGGCAACGATCACCCGCTGGTGACGACCTATCGCCGCAAGCTGTTCGCCGCGCTGTATTAA
- a CDS encoding 50S ribosomal protein L11 methyltransferase: protein MNAPQDLQHALGELLGDARLVACPLPGTDLKLWLIDGDNMDRAFSPEETRRILHEPPYWSFCWASGLAMARYLAEQPQWVEGKRVLDFGAGSGVAGIAAVKAGALEVVACDLDPLAIAACQANAALNGVELGYSTDFFAEADRFDLVLVADVLYDRANLPLLDHFLSRGREALVADSRVRDFQHPLYRRIEMLEAMTLPDLAEPEEFRHVSLYHARRD from the coding sequence ATGAATGCACCGCAAGACCTACAACACGCGTTGGGTGAGTTGCTGGGCGACGCACGCCTGGTGGCTTGCCCACTGCCGGGCACGGACTTGAAACTGTGGCTGATCGACGGCGACAACATGGACCGCGCCTTCAGCCCGGAAGAAACCCGGCGCATCCTCCACGAGCCGCCTTACTGGAGTTTCTGCTGGGCCAGCGGCCTGGCGATGGCCCGCTATCTGGCCGAACAGCCACAGTGGGTCGAGGGTAAGCGGGTGTTGGATTTCGGTGCCGGCTCTGGTGTCGCTGGCATCGCGGCGGTCAAGGCCGGCGCGCTGGAAGTGGTGGCCTGCGACCTGGACCCGTTGGCGATTGCCGCATGCCAGGCCAATGCCGCGCTCAATGGTGTGGAACTAGGTTATTCGACGGACTTCTTTGCCGAGGCCGATCGTTTTGATCTGGTCCTGGTCGCCGATGTGCTCTACGACCGCGCCAACCTGCCACTGCTCGATCACTTCCTCAGCCGCGGTCGCGAGGCCCTGGTGGCCGACTCCCGGGTACGGGATTTCCAGCATCCGCTGTACCGGCGCATCGAAATGCTTGAAGCCATGACTTTGCCCGACCTGGCCGAGCCTGAAGAATTTCGGCATGTGAGCCTGTACCACGCGCGCCGTGACTAA
- a CDS encoding ABC transporter ATP-binding protein: MTQALIELSDLGFSWPGHPPLLDIPAFRLEAGETLFLKGPSGSGKTTLLGLLGGVQMPDRGSIRLLGQELTELGAGSRDRFRVDHTGYIFQQFNLLPFLSVRENVELPCHFSKLRAQRALQRHGSVDQAAATLLAHLGLTDPSLLERRADSLSIGQQQRVAAARALIGQPELVIADEPTSALDYDARENFLRLLFAECREAGSSLLFVSHDQSLAPLFDRNLSLADLNRAATPLEV; encoded by the coding sequence ATGACCCAAGCACTCATCGAACTCTCCGACCTGGGCTTCAGCTGGCCCGGGCATCCGCCGTTGCTGGATATCCCGGCGTTTCGCCTGGAGGCTGGCGAAACCTTGTTCCTCAAGGGGCCGAGCGGCAGCGGCAAGACCACGCTGCTGGGGCTGTTGGGCGGAGTGCAGATGCCAGACCGTGGCAGCATTCGCCTGCTCGGCCAGGAACTCACCGAGCTGGGTGCTGGCAGCCGCGACCGCTTTCGCGTGGACCACACCGGCTACATCTTCCAGCAATTCAATTTGCTGCCGTTTCTCTCGGTACGTGAGAACGTCGAGCTGCCCTGCCACTTTTCCAAGCTGCGGGCGCAACGGGCGCTCCAGCGCCACGGCAGCGTCGATCAAGCCGCCGCCACGCTACTGGCGCACCTGGGGCTGACCGATCCAAGCCTGCTGGAGCGCCGCGCCGACTCGCTGTCCATCGGCCAGCAACAACGGGTCGCCGCCGCACGGGCGCTGATCGGCCAACCGGAGTTGGTGATCGCCGACGAACCGACTTCGGCCCTGGACTACGATGCCCGGGAAAACTTCCTGCGGTTGTTGTTCGCCGAATGCCGCGAGGCCGGGTCGAGCCTGTTGTTCGTCAGCCACGACCAGAGCCTGGCGCCGCTGTTCGACCGCAACCTCTCGCTGGCCGATCTCAATCGCGCCGCCACGCCACTCGAGGTCTGA
- a CDS encoding YbaY family lipoprotein — protein sequence MPLRSLVLLSFFSLLMACSSDAPKPAAPAPAPAPKQAQEKARQAAELGPLPAYQRELSGTLQGVPAGAEVELALLVIDDKDRPQQLLASSSLIGTNQALPFRLRFNPDAFPVGARVELRGRASQSGQLILHLPEQRISQPTTQALGALQFVKAP from the coding sequence ATGCCGCTACGATCGCTCGTTTTGCTCAGTTTTTTCAGCCTGCTGATGGCGTGCAGCAGCGACGCCCCCAAGCCCGCAGCGCCCGCCCCGGCCCCGGCGCCGAAACAGGCCCAGGAAAAAGCCCGCCAGGCCGCCGAGCTGGGGCCGCTGCCGGCGTACCAGCGGGAATTGAGCGGCACCCTGCAAGGCGTGCCGGCCGGGGCCGAGGTCGAACTGGCGCTGCTGGTGATCGATGACAAGGACCGTCCACAGCAACTGCTCGCCAGTTCCAGCCTGATCGGTACCAACCAGGCCCTGCCCTTCCGCCTGCGCTTCAACCCCGATGCCTTCCCGGTTGGCGCTCGTGTGGAACTGCGCGGTCGTGCCAGCCAGTCCGGCCAGTTGATCCTGCACCTGCCGGAACAACGCATCAGCCAACCGACCACCCAGGCGCTGGGCGCCCTGCAGTTCGTCAAAGCGCCATGA
- a CDS encoding DUF2796 domain-containing protein, which produces MRRLLLALPFALLPLAVAHAAVEHDHDHEHGSLGAHEHGVGRLNAALDGQTLELELESPAMNLVGFEHAATSDADKAKVAAVRAQLDKPLALFNLPAAAKCTVAQQELESPLFGDEPDHEDHDEDTDGDEHHEHSEIHAHYQFTCAAPGALKNLDLATLFKTFPATQKIQVQLISPSGQQGVEVTAKVPTLKF; this is translated from the coding sequence ATGCGTCGTCTGCTTCTTGCCCTGCCGTTCGCCCTGCTGCCATTGGCTGTCGCTCATGCGGCGGTCGAACACGATCATGACCACGAGCACGGCAGCCTCGGCGCCCACGAACATGGGGTCGGGCGGCTGAATGCGGCACTGGACGGCCAGACCCTGGAGTTGGAACTGGAAAGCCCGGCGATGAACCTGGTGGGCTTCGAACATGCCGCCACCAGTGACGCCGACAAAGCCAAGGTCGCCGCCGTACGGGCGCAGCTGGACAAACCGTTGGCACTGTTCAACCTGCCCGCCGCGGCCAAATGCACCGTGGCCCAGCAGGAACTGGAGAGCCCACTGTTCGGCGATGAGCCAGACCACGAAGACCACGATGAAGACACCGACGGCGACGAACACCACGAGCACAGTGAAATCCATGCCCATTACCAGTTCACCTGCGCCGCCCCGGGTGCATTGAAGAACCTGGACCTGGCAACACTGTTCAAAACCTTCCCGGCCACCCAGAAAATTCAGGTACAACTGATCAGCCCGAGCGGCCAGCAAGGCGTGGAAGTGACGGCCAAGGTGCCTACCCTGAAGTTCTGA
- a CDS encoding NAD-dependent epimerase/dehydratase family protein has protein sequence MAEGPVLITGGAGFIGSHLTDALLAKGHSVRILDDLSTGKRSNLPLDNPAVELIEGDVADAALVARAMAGCSAVAHLAAVASVQASVDDPVRTHQSNFIGTLNVCEAMRQAGVKRVLFASSAAVYGNNGEGESIDEETPKAPLTPYASDKLASEFYLDFYRRQHALEPVVFRFFNIYGPRQDPSSPYSGVISIFSERAQKGLPITVFGDGEQTRDFVYVEDLVDLLVQAIEKPEVEVGAVNVGWNQATTLKQMLQALAAVVGDLPPISYAPARSGDIRHSRADNHRLLQRFSFPQQTPMSVGLARLLGR, from the coding sequence ATGGCTGAAGGCCCTGTTTTAATCACTGGCGGCGCGGGTTTCATTGGTTCGCACCTGACCGACGCCTTGCTCGCCAAGGGACATTCGGTGCGTATCCTCGATGACCTGTCCACCGGCAAGCGCAGCAACCTGCCGCTGGACAACCCCGCCGTCGAACTGATCGAAGGCGATGTCGCCGATGCCGCGCTGGTGGCCCGGGCCATGGCCGGTTGCAGCGCCGTGGCGCACCTGGCAGCAGTGGCCTCGGTGCAAGCGTCGGTGGACGACCCGGTGCGCACCCACCAGAGCAACTTCATCGGCACCCTGAACGTCTGCGAGGCCATGCGCCAGGCCGGTGTGAAACGGGTGCTGTTCGCCTCCAGCGCTGCGGTCTATGGCAACAACGGCGAAGGCGAGTCCATCGACGAGGAAACGCCCAAGGCCCCGCTCACGCCGTATGCCTCGGACAAGCTGGCCAGCGAGTTCTACCTGGATTTCTATCGCCGCCAGCATGCCCTGGAACCGGTGGTGTTCCGCTTCTTCAACATTTATGGTCCGCGCCAGGATCCGTCCTCGCCGTATTCCGGGGTCATCAGCATCTTCAGCGAACGGGCGCAGAAAGGCCTGCCGATCACCGTGTTCGGCGACGGCGAGCAGACCCGGGACTTTGTCTACGTCGAAGATTTGGTGGACTTGCTGGTGCAGGCCATCGAGAAGCCTGAGGTGGAAGTCGGGGCGGTGAACGTCGGCTGGAACCAGGCCACGACCCTCAAGCAGATGCTCCAGGCCCTGGCCGCCGTGGTGGGCGATCTGCCGCCGATCAGCTACGCCCCGGCGCGTTCCGGCGACATCCGCCATTCCCGGGCCGACAACCATCGGCTGTTGCAGCGCTTCAGCTTTCCCCAGCAAACACCGATGAGCGTGGGGCTGGCGCGTTTGTTGGGGCGCTGA
- a CDS encoding OmpW family outer membrane protein, giving the protein MNKSLLSASLVALALAAPLAQAHTAGDIIVRAGAITVNPEADSSSVKVDRGPLAGTDLGGKATMSSDTQLGLNFAYMITNNLGIELLAASPFEHDVKIKGTALGAANNKLGTLKHLPPTLSLVYYPLDAKSAFQPYVGAGINYTWIYDEHVGSEASANGFSNFRASNSWGMAWQVGADYMLTDNIMINGQIRYIDIDTTAYVDNNAVAGGTRAKVNVDVDPWIYMVGLGYKF; this is encoded by the coding sequence ATGAACAAGTCCTTGCTCAGCGCTTCCCTCGTTGCCCTCGCGCTCGCCGCCCCACTCGCCCAGGCCCACACAGCCGGCGATATTATCGTTCGCGCCGGTGCTATCACCGTCAATCCGGAAGCCGACAGCTCCAGCGTCAAGGTTGACCGAGGTCCACTGGCCGGCACCGACCTGGGCGGCAAGGCGACCATGAGCAGTGACACGCAACTGGGCCTGAACTTCGCCTACATGATCACCAACAACCTGGGGATCGAGTTGCTGGCGGCCTCGCCGTTCGAACATGACGTGAAAATCAAAGGCACCGCCCTGGGCGCGGCCAATAACAAGCTCGGCACCCTCAAGCACCTGCCGCCAACCTTGAGCCTGGTCTACTACCCGCTCGACGCCAAGTCGGCGTTCCAGCCGTATGTCGGTGCCGGCATCAACTACACCTGGATCTACGACGAACACGTCGGCAGCGAAGCCAGCGCCAACGGCTTCAGCAACTTTCGCGCGAGCAACAGCTGGGGCATGGCGTGGCAAGTGGGCGCCGACTACATGCTGACCGACAACATCATGATCAACGGCCAGATTCGCTATATCGACATCGACACCACCGCCTATGTGGACAACAACGCCGTGGCTGGCGGGACCCGGGCCAAGGTGAATGTCGATGTGGATCCGTGGATCTACATGGTGGGGTTGGGTTACAAGTTCTGA
- a CDS encoding ABC transporter permease: MYLFRLAMASLANRRFTAILTAFAIALSVCLLLAVERVRTEARASFASTISGTDLIVGARSGSVNLLLYSVFRIGNATNNIRWDSFEHFASNPKVKWAIPMSLGDSHRGYRVMGTTEAYFEHYQYGRQQHLELADGRAFATDPFEVVLGAEVAEALHYKLGDKLVLAHGVAAVSLVKHDDKPFTVVGILKRTGTPVDRTLHISLGGMEAIHIDWKNGVPAQGNGRISADQARNMDLTPQAITAFMLGLNSKISTFALQREINEFRGEPLLAILPGVALQELWSLMGTAEKALFVISLFVVLTGLIGMLTAILTSLNERRREMAILRSVGARPWHIATLLVLEAFALALAGVTAGLALLYIGIAAAQGYVQSAYGLYLPLSWPSEYEWTLMAGILVAALLMGSVPAWRAYRQSLADGLSIRL; encoded by the coding sequence ATGTATTTGTTCCGTCTAGCCATGGCCAGCCTGGCGAACCGCCGCTTCACCGCGATCCTCACTGCGTTTGCCATCGCCCTGTCTGTCTGTCTGTTGCTGGCAGTGGAGCGGGTGCGCACCGAGGCGCGGGCCAGTTTTGCCAGCACCATCAGCGGCACCGACCTGATCGTCGGCGCCCGCTCCGGTTCGGTAAACCTGCTGCTGTATTCGGTGTTTCGCATCGGCAACGCCACCAACAACATCCGCTGGGACAGCTTCGAACACTTCGCCAGCAACCCGAAAGTGAAGTGGGCGATCCCGATGTCCCTCGGCGATTCCCATCGCGGTTATCGAGTGATGGGCACCACCGAGGCCTACTTCGAACACTACCAGTACGGTCGCCAGCAACACCTGGAACTGGCCGATGGCCGGGCCTTCGCCACCGATCCTTTCGAAGTGGTGCTCGGCGCCGAAGTGGCCGAGGCACTGCATTACAAGCTCGGCGACAAACTGGTGCTGGCCCACGGCGTGGCGGCGGTCAGCCTGGTCAAGCACGACGACAAACCCTTCACCGTGGTCGGCATTCTCAAACGCACCGGCACCCCGGTGGACCGCACGCTGCACATCAGCCTCGGTGGCATGGAAGCGATCCACATCGACTGGAAGAACGGCGTGCCGGCCCAGGGCAACGGCCGCATCAGCGCCGACCAGGCGCGCAACATGGACCTCACGCCCCAGGCGATCACCGCGTTCATGCTCGGCCTCAACAGCAAGATCTCCACCTTTGCCTTGCAACGCGAGATCAACGAGTTCCGCGGCGAGCCATTGCTGGCGATCCTGCCCGGCGTGGCCCTGCAAGAGTTGTGGAGCCTGATGGGCACGGCGGAAAAAGCCCTGTTCGTGATTTCATTGTTCGTGGTGCTGACCGGGTTGATCGGCATGCTGACGGCGATCCTCACCAGCCTCAACGAACGCCGCCGGGAAATGGCGATCCTGCGTTCGGTGGGCGCCCGGCCGTGGCACATTGCGACGCTGCTGGTGCTCGAAGCCTTTGCCCTGGCCCTGGCCGGAGTCACCGCCGGGCTGGCGTTGCTGTACATCGGCATCGCTGCCGCCCAGGGTTACGTGCAGTCAGCCTATGGTTTGTACCTGCCGCTGAGCTGGCCGAGCGAATATGAATGGACGCTGATGGCTGGCATCCTGGTCGCCGCCCTGCTGATGGGCAGCGTGCCGGCCTGGCGCGCCTATCGCCAATCGTTGGCCGATGGCCTGTCGATCCGTTTATGA